A genome region from Musa acuminata AAA Group cultivar baxijiao chromosome BXJ3-5, Cavendish_Baxijiao_AAA, whole genome shotgun sequence includes the following:
- the LOC103986151 gene encoding uncharacterized protein LOC103986151, translated as MESGVDRCALAEVTMDAGLASGLCFHESTEGLEHKLLCATLELESLRANVKEEIRRREEDINQLIQRIRVVTHERDAARDQLQLLLDKITQANTGELSPMRSGSLQPDSPQMRQTGATSNITESDSLSGIPTHNSHSIVAFPESSSIKMANTCNMLMVQQRSSPANNSTADRASVTINSLATNKPLPQRGKLLQAVLEAGPTLQTLLLAGSLPRWRNPPPPQPFKGPPPGVQAQTASLFTPKIVPNPSSSARTSPNLINHEKSDGASLVYVQATLNSQGDAMKRPPLTSPCIMSHDRMNMKIQKTQCTGGA; from the exons ATGGAGTCGGGTGTGGATCGTTGCGCTCTTGCAGAGGTCACCATGGATGCAGGCTTGGCTTCTGGTTTGTGTTTTCATGAG AGCACCGAGGGACTCGAGCACAAGCTTCTCTGTGCCACCTTGGAACTTGAGTCGCTGCGGGCTAATGTTAAGGAGGAGATAAGAAGGAGAGAGGAAGATATCAATCAATTAATCCAACGAATTCGAGTGGTCACCCACGAAAGAGACGCAGCAAGGGATCAACTGCAGCTTTTACTCGATAAGATCACACAAGCTAACACGGGGGAGCTCTCTCCCATGCGATCAGGCTCTCTCCAGCCTGATAGCCCACAGATGCGGCAAACCGGAGCAACTTCCAACATCACCGAATCCGATAGCCTCTCGGGAATTCCCACCCATAATTCTCACAGCATCGTTGCTTTCCCAGAATCGTCAAGCATAAAGATGGCTAATACCTGCAACATGCTTATGGTGCAACAGCGGAGCTCGCCGGCAAACAATAGCACAGCGGACAGAGCTTCCGTTACGATCAATAGCCTTGCCACGAATAAACCTCTCCCGCAGAGAGGGAAGCTGTTGCAAGCTGTCTTAGAAGCAGGTCCTACGCTGCAGACCCTTCTCTTGGCAGGGTCACTCCCTCGATGGCGCAATCCTCCGCCGCCGCAACCATTTAAGGGTCCGCCACCGGGCGTTCAAGCTCAGACAGCTTCACTGTTCACCCCTAAAATCGTACCGAATCCAAGCAGCTCGGCTCGTACTTCTCCGAATTTAATCAACCATGAGAAATCCGATGGAGCATCTCTTGTTTACGTGCAGGCAACCTTGAATTCTCAAGGTGACGCGATGAAGAGGCCGCCGCTGACCTCGCCATGTATCATGAGCCATGACAGGATGAACATGAAGATACAGAAGACTCAATGCACTGGAGGTGCATGA
- the LOC135638022 gene encoding protein SOSEKI 5-like: MAAASSRGRREPLRQWRDRETSPERTKVWTEPKPRRVPVVYYLSRNGQLEHPHFMEVTLSSSHGLYLRDVIERLNFLRGQGMASLYSWSSKRCYKNGFVWHDLSEDDLIYPAHGHEYVLKGSELLQPVSSPSSQDTIAPFYASDKPLPIPKSVHEDPEILQIRKKRAPWSSLDLNEYKVYKTDLAVETGVKAADASTQTDDGRSRHRAAVARDDGRRAEIPMVEEAEPPTTELEREEISPPPSSSSPETLETLLKADVRASASAATTVGLDDHDPTVGGYASGRMRASAVLMHLLSCGSINVKDHHGISASPPSCKEKVAPRGGSDFGGAKVADGLMEGNSFSRIRLEDKEYFSGSLIETKKGGDGRADFPGLKRSSSYNADRCSKLELAEKEIEGVRAKCIPRKHKAVERREANAPISRSTLGSKRINDEPRDE; this comes from the exons ATGGCGGCGGCTTCCTCGCGAGGGAGGAGGGAGCCCCTGCGGCAATGGAGGGACCGGGAGACGAGTCCCGAGAGGACCAAAGTGTGGACGGAGCCGAAGCCGAGGAGGGTCCCCGTGGTGTACTACCTCTCCCGGAATGGCCAGTTGGAGCACCCCCATTTCATGGAGGTCACCCTCTCCTCCAGCCACGGTCTCTACCTCAGAG ATGTGATCGAACGTCTCAACTTTCTCAGAGGCCAGGGAATGGCCAGTTTGTACTCTTGGTCCTCCAAACG GTGCTACAAGAATGGATTTGTGTGGCACGATCTGTCCGAGGACGATCTGATCTACCCGGCGCACGGCCATGAGTACGTCCTCAAGGGGTCGGAGCTCCTCCAACCCGTCTCCTCTCCCAGTTCCCAGGACACCATTGCCCCATTTTATGCCTCCGACAAGCCGCTGCCGATCCCCAAATCCGTGCACGAAGATCCCGAAATCTTGCAAATTAGGAAAAAAAGGGCGCCTTGGAGCTCCCTCGACCTCAACGAGTACAAGGTCTACAAGACCGACCTGGCGGTGGAGACCGGCGTCAAGGCTGCGGACGCGTCCACGCAGACCGACGACGGGAGGAGCAGGCACCGGGCCGCTGTTGCCAGGGACGACGGGCGCCGAGCGGAGATCCCGATGGTGGAGGAGGCCGAGCCCCCAACCACCGAGCTGGAGCGGGAAGAGATCTCTCCGCCGCCGTCGTCTTCGAGCCCGGAGACCCTGGAGACACTACTTAAGGCGGACGTACGGGCGTCGGCTTCCGCGGCCACGACTGTGGGGCTCGACGACCACGACCCTACGGTGGGGGGCTATGCAAGCGGGCGGATGCGAGCGTCGGCGGTGCTGATGCACCTGCTGTCGTGCGGCTCCATCAACGTGAAGGACCATCACGGTATCTCGGCGTCGCCGCCGTCGTGCAAGGAGAAGGTTGCGCCACGTGGAGGGTCCGATTTCGGCGGCGCGAAAGTGGCGGACGGCTTGATGGAGGGCAACAGCTTCTCGCGGATCAGGCTGGAGGATAAAGAGTACTTCAGCGGGAGCTTGATCGAGACGAAGAAGGGAGGCGACGGCCGTGCCGACTTCCCCGGCCTGAAGAGGTCCTCCTCTTACAACGCGGACAG GTGCTCGAAACTGGAGCTTGCGGAGAAGGAAATCGAGGGCGTCCGTGCCAAATGCATCCCCAGGAAGCACAAGGCCGTGGAAAGGAGAGAGGCAAACGCACCAATCTCGCGCAGCACCCTCGGAAGCAAGCGGATCAACGATGAACCCCGGGATGAATAA
- the LOC135638519 gene encoding zinc finger protein ZAT11-like, producing the protein MKRCGDGEEGDQMESVNVANVLVLLSRGSSGGEEIIDISSRASPVRVFACKTCNRQFPSFQALGGHRASHKKPRLAADRQGQVHAELAKPRVHECSVCGLEFAIGQALGGHMRRHRAAAPQALTGKKPEDKRTLWLDLNMPPSEGDGDYRKKIFGFELADTTPSMVLDCFH; encoded by the coding sequence ATGAAGAGATGTGGAGACGGAGAGGAGGGAGATCAGATGGAGAGCGTCAACGTGGCTAACGTTCTCGTGCTTCTCTCTCGTGGCAGCAGCGGCGGAGAGGAGATCATCGACATCTCGTCACGGGCATCTCCGGTCCGAGTTTTCGCGTGCAAGACCTGCAACCGCCAGTTCCCGTCCTTCCAAGCGCTCGGGGGCCACCGGGCGAGCCACAAGAAGCCGAGGCTCGCGGCGGACCGCCAGGGTCAGGTCCATGCGGAGCTCGCGAAGCCGAGGGTGCACGAGTGCTCCGTTTGCGGCCTCGAGTTCGCCATCGGCCAGGCCCTGGGCGGCCACATGAGGCGGCATAGAGCCGCCGCTCCGCAGGCCCTCACGGGGAAGAAGCCCGAGGACAAGAGGACCTTGTGGTTGGACCTGAACATGCCACCGTCGGAGGGAGACGGTGACTACCGGAAGAAGATTTTTGGGTTCGAGCTCGCGGACACAACTCCTTCTATGGTGTTGGACTGCTTTCATTGA